One genomic segment of Rubripirellula amarantea includes these proteins:
- a CDS encoding type IV pilus twitching motility protein PilT: MATVLIDKLLQAAIKQGVSDIHIVVGQPPVFRLHGRMRKLETKTLEQEDAVALMKSITPERCQRELQETGSCDFGFAFGDQARFRVSVFKQRGFISMVLRQIPNDKLTPEQLGLPEAVVKMVHRPRGLFLVTGPTGSGKSTTLASLIHLLNSTVDHHIITIEDPIEFYHDHIESTINQREVGVDVPSFSEAIRRALRQDPDVILVGELRDLETIEAAISAAETGHVVFGTLHTNSAQGTVNRIIDAFPGNLQDQIRTQLASTLIGVVAQTLLPKIGGGRVAAYEVLVVTPGIANLIRENKTFRINSSMQTGAKFGMQLMDDTLFTLWKDEKISVEDALGKAHRPDDLAKRIVASRKGEGDEAIPIPDEK; this comes from the coding sequence ATGGCAACGGTGCTGATCGACAAGCTGCTTCAAGCAGCCATCAAGCAAGGCGTCAGCGATATCCACATTGTGGTCGGCCAACCCCCCGTATTTCGCCTGCACGGTCGAATGCGAAAACTCGAGACCAAGACGCTCGAGCAGGAGGACGCCGTGGCGTTGATGAAGTCGATCACGCCTGAACGTTGCCAGCGGGAACTGCAAGAAACCGGCTCGTGTGACTTTGGCTTTGCGTTCGGCGACCAAGCTCGGTTCCGGGTTTCGGTGTTCAAGCAACGGGGCTTCATCTCGATGGTGCTTCGCCAGATCCCCAACGACAAGTTGACCCCCGAACAACTCGGCCTGCCCGAAGCCGTAGTGAAGATGGTTCACCGGCCTCGTGGTCTGTTCTTGGTCACCGGCCCGACGGGCTCGGGCAAGTCGACCACGTTGGCATCGCTGATTCACCTGCTGAACTCGACCGTCGACCACCACATTATCACGATCGAGGATCCGATCGAGTTCTATCACGATCACATCGAGTCGACAATCAACCAACGCGAAGTGGGCGTTGACGTCCCGAGCTTCTCTGAGGCGATTCGCCGTGCTCTCCGGCAAGACCCTGACGTGATTTTGGTCGGCGAGCTTCGTGACTTGGAAACCATTGAAGCGGCCATTAGTGCTGCGGAAACCGGTCACGTCGTATTCGGCACTCTTCACACCAACAGTGCTCAAGGCACGGTCAACCGGATCATTGACGCGTTCCCCGGTAACCTGCAGGACCAAATCCGCACCCAACTGGCGTCCACTTTGATCGGCGTGGTCGCACAAACACTGCTGCCAAAAATCGGCGGTGGTCGGGTTGCCGCCTACGAAGTCTTGGTCGTGACCCCCGGCATCGCCAACCTGATCCGAGAAAACAAAACGTTCCGAATCAACTCGTCAATGCAAACCGGTGCAAAGTTCGGGATGCAGTTGATGGACGACACGTTATTCACTCTATGGAAGGACGAAAAGATATCCGTCGAAGACGCGCTCGGAAAAGCTCACCGTCCCGACGACTTGGCCAAACGAATCGTTGCCTCACGCAAGGGCGAAGGTGACGAGGCCATTCCCATTCCCGATGAAAAGTAG
- a CDS encoding GspE/PulE family protein, giving the protein MATRRIGQILVDLGFLSDDQLAIVLEEQEQQPGMLLGRIAEDMQLITDEQLIQALAEQMGMQTVSLEDAKLDEKVMAMINETMAQLYRVIPLAFDEDRNVLTIATCDPQNLNVQDELRTFLGHEIEIIIATERDVMQTIERHYDSESESVEKLVEELNNDEELKAAISALEDEKFNITDAEALADSAPVRKLLNMVLLLAIKDHASDIHFEPFEDEFRIRIKAEGVLYEMVPPPRHLAFAITTRIKVMANLDIAERRMPQDGRIELMVGGHPVDLRVSVLPTIFGESTVMRVLDRSVVDLSLGNVGMDEATIANFRKAIDRPNGIVLVTGPTGSGKTTTLYSSLSELNKPEDKLITTEDPVEYDIDGIIQIPIDTDVGVTFASCLRAILRQDPDTILVGEIRDLETAEIAIQAALTGHLVFSTLHTNSAAATVTRLKDMGIQPFMICATVEAILAQRLVRRICTKCREETKISTAMLFDLQLEKSDIKGKKFFKGTGCDNCNNTGYKGRIALFELMTMNDTIRDMILGNASTDDLRDEAMKNGMICLRDFGMGIAEAGITTIDEIIRETVQD; this is encoded by the coding sequence ATGGCAACTCGACGCATCGGACAGATCCTCGTTGACCTCGGCTTCTTGTCGGATGATCAGCTTGCAATTGTGCTTGAAGAACAAGAGCAACAGCCGGGCATGCTGCTTGGCCGCATCGCCGAAGACATGCAGTTGATCACGGACGAGCAGTTGATCCAGGCGCTTGCCGAGCAAATGGGGATGCAAACGGTGTCGCTCGAGGACGCCAAGCTTGACGAGAAGGTCATGGCGATGATCAACGAAACGATGGCGCAGCTTTATCGCGTCATTCCGTTGGCCTTCGATGAAGATCGCAACGTGCTGACGATCGCGACCTGCGACCCGCAAAACCTGAACGTGCAAGACGAATTGCGGACGTTCTTGGGCCATGAGATCGAGATCATCATCGCGACCGAACGCGACGTGATGCAAACGATCGAGCGTCACTATGACAGCGAATCGGAAAGCGTTGAAAAGCTTGTCGAAGAACTCAACAACGACGAAGAATTGAAAGCCGCGATTTCGGCTTTGGAAGATGAGAAGTTCAACATCACCGATGCGGAAGCACTTGCCGACTCGGCGCCCGTCCGCAAGCTGTTGAACATGGTTTTGTTGCTGGCGATCAAGGATCACGCTTCGGACATTCACTTTGAACCCTTCGAGGACGAATTCCGCATTCGCATCAAGGCCGAAGGTGTGCTCTATGAAATGGTTCCGCCTCCACGTCACTTGGCGTTCGCGATCACGACGCGGATCAAGGTCATGGCGAACCTGGACATTGCTGAACGACGGATGCCGCAGGACGGTCGGATCGAATTGATGGTCGGGGGTCACCCGGTTGACCTTCGCGTTTCGGTGTTGCCAACGATCTTTGGTGAATCAACGGTCATGCGGGTGCTCGACCGCTCGGTGGTGGACTTGTCGCTCGGAAACGTAGGCATGGATGAAGCCACCATCGCCAACTTCCGCAAAGCGATCGATCGCCCCAACGGAATTGTCTTGGTAACAGGTCCGACGGGATCCGGCAAAACGACCACGCTGTATTCGTCGCTATCGGAGTTGAACAAACCCGAAGACAAGCTGATCACGACCGAAGACCCGGTTGAATACGACATCGACGGCATCATTCAAATCCCGATCGACACTGATGTGGGCGTGACGTTCGCGTCGTGCTTGCGAGCGATCTTGCGTCAGGACCCTGACACGATCCTGGTCGGTGAGATCCGTGACCTGGAGACTGCCGAAATCGCCATTCAAGCCGCACTGACGGGTCACTTGGTGTTTAGCACGTTGCACACGAACAGTGCCGCCGCAACGGTAACGCGATTGAAGGACATGGGCATTCAACCGTTCATGATTTGCGCGACGGTCGAGGCGATTTTGGCACAACGATTGGTTCGTCGGATTTGCACCAAGTGCCGCGAGGAAACCAAGATCAGCACCGCAATGTTGTTTGATTTGCAACTCGAAAAGTCAGACATCAAAGGCAAGAAGTTCTTCAAAGGAACCGGCTGCGATAACTGCAATAACACTGGCTACAAAGGCCGCATCGCGTTGTTTGAATTGATGACGATGAACGACACCATTCGCGACATGATTTTGGGCAACGCGTCCACGGATGACCTTCGTGACGAAGCGATGAAGAACGGCATGATCTGCCTTCGCGATTTCGGCATGGGCATCGCCGAAGCCGGCATCACGACCATCGACGAAATCATTCGCGAAACCGTCCAAGACTAA
- a CDS encoding type IV pilus modification PilV family protein: MNPLQDHSDNETFDCWCVGSRRCHSGVTLMECIFAIGVILTGLVGVAALIPIAARNAQATLELDQSINESTSAAASGEAKLINDLGRMVFFNKEAAGLGAYAPNYGPSGQIETLLERVITTGLSSPGYSFDGQADLLTGSICIDPLGMPELSYLDGNFVTGTPNASNPFLAVDVDDTAYDYSRFPYYGERYSVIAPPNESISAAGATPAPVGPPTDADRIMVPWPMTPRMHRTTLLARDIGAAAPIGRDELMSATVARSIFSGSGGLSGIAGSEDDSPASVLYRSTRFGGAPNDYRDSGRTFGSKYTWFATLVPSRNSANRFRQSIVVVRDRVSSVPRRNGDPLALQKTPYTIDEADDNPTGERVAWVYNTANAPITGTINPIGFDGGVGGEITLVGSQAVSDEVVVGEWVMLSRQPHRQLSPVFAVDPPFVPDGPAVHRWYRVIRADDPIELTNFAIPDTSTTRDVWARTIALAGPDWEFSPAWEVVPNTTAINDTVCTIVSGAVSVIESTVVIE, translated from the coding sequence ATGAACCCGTTACAAGATCACAGCGACAACGAGACGTTCGACTGTTGGTGCGTCGGCAGTCGTCGTTGTCACAGCGGCGTGACATTGATGGAGTGCATCTTCGCGATCGGTGTGATTTTGACCGGGTTGGTTGGCGTTGCGGCTTTGATTCCGATTGCTGCACGCAATGCCCAGGCAACTTTGGAACTTGACCAAAGTATCAACGAGTCGACATCTGCGGCGGCATCGGGCGAGGCGAAACTGATCAATGACTTGGGCCGCATGGTGTTCTTTAACAAAGAGGCTGCTGGGCTAGGCGCGTACGCGCCAAATTACGGCCCATCGGGTCAAATCGAAACGCTGTTAGAACGAGTGATCACAACCGGTCTGAGTTCCCCTGGCTACTCGTTTGATGGGCAGGCCGATCTCTTGACGGGTAGCATTTGTATCGATCCGCTTGGAATGCCCGAACTGAGTTATCTGGATGGCAACTTTGTCACCGGAACCCCGAACGCTTCCAATCCGTTTCTAGCGGTCGATGTTGACGATACAGCGTATGACTACAGCCGATTTCCGTACTACGGCGAACGTTATTCGGTGATCGCGCCACCGAACGAAAGCATCTCTGCGGCGGGAGCGACTCCAGCACCAGTTGGACCGCCGACTGATGCGGATCGCATCATGGTTCCTTGGCCGATGACACCGCGGATGCACCGGACAACGTTGTTAGCTAGGGACATCGGCGCGGCGGCTCCGATCGGCCGCGACGAACTGATGTCCGCTACGGTAGCTCGCAGTATCTTCAGTGGTTCGGGCGGATTGAGTGGCATTGCCGGCAGTGAAGATGATTCACCTGCTTCTGTTCTATATCGTTCCACTCGGTTTGGCGGAGCGCCAAATGATTATCGAGATTCTGGGCGAACGTTTGGGTCGAAATACACGTGGTTTGCAACGCTGGTTCCCTCGCGTAATTCAGCCAATCGTTTCCGTCAGTCAATCGTAGTCGTGCGAGATCGCGTGTCGTCCGTCCCCCGGCGCAACGGCGATCCGCTGGCGCTTCAGAAAACGCCTTACACGATCGACGAGGCTGACGACAATCCGACCGGCGAACGCGTCGCTTGGGTTTACAATACGGCCAACGCGCCGATCACTGGGACCATCAACCCGATCGGATTCGACGGTGGCGTGGGCGGCGAGATCACGCTGGTGGGTTCGCAAGCAGTCAGCGACGAAGTGGTGGTCGGTGAATGGGTGATGCTGTCGCGTCAACCTCATCGTCAATTATCCCCAGTGTTTGCGGTCGACCCACCCTTCGTTCCAGACGGCCCAGCAGTACACCGTTGGTACCGAGTGATCCGAGCTGACGATCCCATTGAGCTGACCAATTTTGCCATTCCCGACACTTCGACGACGCGAGACGTATGGGCGCGAACGATCGCATTGGCTGGACCTGACTGGGAATTTTCGCCAGC
- a CDS encoding prepilin-type N-terminal cleavage/methylation domain-containing protein — MITCRSSKRSSSKPAFTLVELLVSIVIIGIIGGMVSQALTGANQQAKRNRAEAYINQLNLMVMQMYEEESRRIPFAPVSLRQNTLDDARASKSRSLAILNWQRDYLRCVFPGQPLDLRRPPIDVGYPAYRDTGLRPVRIDPLEDSSTLSAWNAALYENSLRHVARVKYQRRVEALVGQKAGIAGLSFNACVDGDLNNGEWTTEHEGAECLYLILASNLFNGSPGIDALKSDDLGDTDDDGVPEVLDPWGRPVGFARWAPGYFLRQNWEPDSSLTSLTDEELHLLKGDLAKDPIDLLLSDPRYAGVTGIPNFQADDPFPLVPIVVSAGSDGVFDMVGFDAPLNPAIDYANTPLSSMPADTGTLTFPAGLRFVDPYLLGVAVNDQFGAVRDTDEQGFDNSGDNVLPSLPIR; from the coding sequence GTGATTACGTGTCGATCCTCGAAACGAAGTTCCTCAAAGCCTGCGTTCACGTTGGTTGAGCTACTCGTGTCCATCGTGATCATCGGAATCATCGGTGGCATGGTCTCTCAAGCGCTGACGGGTGCCAATCAGCAAGCCAAACGCAACCGCGCGGAAGCCTACATCAATCAATTAAATCTGATGGTGATGCAGATGTACGAAGAGGAGTCGCGTCGCATTCCGTTCGCTCCGGTGAGTTTGCGTCAGAACACGTTAGATGACGCAAGGGCATCGAAATCACGATCGCTGGCGATTTTAAATTGGCAACGTGATTACCTGCGGTGCGTCTTTCCAGGTCAACCGCTCGATTTACGCCGCCCGCCAATCGACGTCGGTTACCCAGCGTACCGTGACACGGGACTTCGACCCGTTCGGATTGACCCGCTTGAAGATAGCTCAACTTTGTCGGCTTGGAACGCGGCGCTCTATGAAAACTCACTTCGTCACGTTGCTCGGGTCAAATACCAAAGGCGTGTGGAAGCTTTGGTTGGTCAGAAAGCGGGGATTGCTGGTCTTTCTTTCAACGCCTGTGTTGACGGCGACTTGAACAACGGTGAATGGACCACTGAGCATGAAGGTGCCGAATGTCTTTACCTGATTTTGGCATCCAATCTGTTTAACGGCTCGCCTGGCATCGATGCACTCAAGAGCGATGATCTGGGTGATACCGATGACGATGGCGTTCCCGAGGTGCTTGATCCATGGGGCCGGCCGGTTGGATTTGCTCGTTGGGCACCGGGCTACTTCCTGCGTCAGAACTGGGAACCTGATAGCTCGCTGACGAGCCTCACTGATGAAGAGCTTCATCTGCTTAAGGGTGACCTAGCCAAAGATCCGATTGATTTGCTGCTTAGTGATCCTCGCTATGCCGGCGTGACTGGGATTCCAAACTTCCAAGCCGACGATCCGTTTCCGCTGGTTCCAATCGTGGTGTCCGCCGGTAGTGATGGAGTATTCGACATGGTCGGTTTCGACGCGCCATTGAATCCTGCGATCGACTATGCCAACACACCGCTTTCGTCGATGCCTGCCGATACAGGCACACTCACTTTTCCGGCTGGCTTGCGTTTCGTCGACCCCTATCTGCTAGGTGTTGCAGTGAACGATCAGTTTGGTGCTGTCCGTGACACTGACGAACAAGGTTTTGACAACTCCGGCGACAACGTACTTCCTTCTCTTCCGATTCGCTAA
- a CDS encoding pilus assembly FimT family protein: MLTLTHRIAVRTALTLVELLVALAVISVLAGIALPTVKNTLKDQKVSRAATTFQAVIEEARARSIEGGGGGGVIIDRIGTDNVAERSEAIRFRFAAATPDYRGDYSNEVRYRNLVDGATAGPLTNPDGPRGTTGQPNDLGVYNDYHYLLFDPFQGQMQRSAIDIAGGSEPTLVNIGDIIHIGDAGFPMRIRGIIGLSGTHTYTNQDWGTVLPADLTGYTLVEVEPMEANTNLRRLSRNVLTFSIERAPRPAIAMPIEMPKGTSVDLTSSGLGRYGNEFSPMFIAGNYLDTTLTPFQIPAATPPNLVDRVGNYRSIVITFGARGEVSRVFATTGIDGTSLPLVGEIAVTGDIHFLVSESGEVKTDPEDQLEDNDPDPLADQEKDGKTPLLNTESIWVTIKARTGEVYSSSWIDPTDSNTRLIPPQVTTPTDATQQDRIRSVIGLTRSNATETRRLQQ; this comes from the coding sequence ATGCTCACACTGACCCATCGCATTGCCGTCCGAACTGCGCTCACTCTGGTTGAGTTGCTGGTTGCGCTTGCCGTGATCTCGGTGCTTGCCGGAATTGCGCTACCGACGGTCAAGAATACGTTAAAGGACCAAAAGGTTTCGCGTGCAGCGACGACGTTTCAAGCTGTTATCGAGGAAGCGAGAGCGAGGTCGATCGAGGGCGGCGGCGGCGGTGGAGTCATTATCGACCGCATCGGCACTGACAACGTTGCCGAGCGAAGCGAAGCCATTCGCTTTCGTTTTGCGGCAGCCACCCCGGATTATCGCGGTGATTATTCCAACGAAGTTCGTTATCGTAATTTGGTCGACGGTGCTACCGCGGGTCCACTTACCAATCCTGATGGACCACGCGGGACGACAGGTCAGCCCAATGATTTGGGCGTCTACAACGATTATCACTATTTGCTGTTTGATCCTTTCCAAGGCCAGATGCAACGCTCGGCGATCGACATCGCTGGCGGCAGCGAGCCAACGCTAGTCAATATCGGTGACATTATTCACATTGGCGATGCTGGCTTTCCTATGCGAATTCGAGGGATCATTGGTCTCAGTGGAACGCATACCTACACCAATCAGGATTGGGGGACTGTCCTGCCAGCTGATTTAACCGGATACACGCTGGTGGAGGTCGAACCGATGGAGGCCAACACCAATCTTCGCCGGCTTTCACGAAATGTGCTTACGTTTTCCATCGAGCGAGCACCACGACCAGCGATTGCGATGCCGATTGAAATGCCCAAGGGCACGTCCGTTGACCTGACGTCGTCTGGACTGGGACGATACGGTAACGAATTTTCGCCGATGTTCATTGCCGGCAACTATCTCGACACCACGCTGACACCTTTTCAGATTCCTGCTGCGACGCCACCAAATTTGGTCGATCGAGTGGGCAACTATCGCTCGATCGTGATCACGTTTGGCGCTCGAGGAGAAGTGAGTCGAGTGTTTGCGACCACGGGAATCGACGGAACCAGTTTGCCATTGGTCGGCGAGATTGCAGTCACGGGCGACATTCACTTTTTGGTTTCTGAATCAGGGGAAGTGAAGACTGATCCCGAAGATCAGCTCGAGGATAACGACCCCGATCCGCTTGCTGATCAAGAGAAAGACGGCAAGACGCCGTTACTCAATACCGAAAGCATTTGGGTCACGATCAAGGCGCGAACGGGCGAAGTCTATTCGTCGTCGTGGATTGATCCAACCGATAGCAACACGCGATTGATTCCACCGCAGGTGACTACCCCCACCGATGCGACTCAACAAGATCGCATCCGCAGTGTGATTGGCTTGACTCGATCCAATGCGACTGAAACGCGGAGGTTGCAACAGTGA
- a CDS encoding type II secretion system protein yields MIATPPRHRRRRHRGFTLVEILVVIVIIGILMGIAIPSIGSALRTARESAIRLEIDVMSQALESYKLDHGSYPPDFSDWDAVERHFRKAFPDIDDNELRILSQFTHLNTSFQRTGDVSGAPDDPRGSSVFVHHPHAIDRAESLVFFLGGLSSDVKHPITGQGGPLAIRATATLPGDRTDHLYFQYNNDRETGFFEFDTAALSLNTYTGTGDPKEVGPLGTGSAYNYSTDEDFDETGGSGPFTANLLGIPYHADPFPVFTSGSVTRPIVYFSSRGYDNAWGNASSPWGAHSQNVYLPSGDDFTESGVARPYVTENMDTSPPSTIAGFTTTGPVFQFAEASKFQLISPGLDDHYGGIVNASTGASAGGIAVVPSGRYYNPFMAFASAGPKGASTTATDKYQDNTCLANHYSGSEVYDPGTNPHEDNITNFVIRTLQGDLP; encoded by the coding sequence ATGATCGCAACGCCCCCCCGTCATCGCCGTCGCCGCCACCGCGGCTTCACCCTCGTCGAGATTTTAGTCGTGATCGTGATCATCGGCATCCTGATGGGGATTGCGATCCCCTCGATCGGCAGTGCGTTGAGAACGGCACGAGAGTCAGCGATACGTCTCGAGATTGACGTGATGAGCCAAGCACTCGAATCGTACAAACTCGATCATGGATCGTACCCGCCCGATTTCAGTGACTGGGACGCTGTCGAACGTCACTTTCGTAAAGCGTTTCCGGATATCGACGACAACGAACTTCGAATCTTGTCGCAGTTTACACACTTGAACACTTCGTTTCAGAGAACAGGGGATGTTTCGGGTGCGCCCGATGACCCTCGTGGGTCGTCTGTGTTTGTTCATCATCCGCACGCGATCGACCGCGCTGAGTCTTTGGTCTTTTTCCTTGGTGGGTTGAGTTCCGATGTCAAGCACCCGATTACCGGTCAAGGTGGTCCTTTGGCAATACGAGCAACGGCAACGTTGCCGGGTGACCGCACAGACCATTTGTATTTTCAATACAACAACGATCGCGAAACGGGTTTTTTCGAGTTCGATACCGCAGCGTTGTCACTGAACACTTACACCGGCACTGGCGATCCCAAAGAAGTGGGGCCTTTGGGAACTGGCTCTGCCTACAACTATTCCACTGATGAGGACTTCGACGAAACGGGCGGCTCCGGTCCGTTTACAGCGAACCTTCTTGGAATCCCGTACCACGCCGATCCGTTTCCTGTTTTCACGTCGGGCAGTGTCACGCGACCAATCGTTTATTTTAGCTCACGCGGGTACGACAATGCTTGGGGCAACGCTTCTTCACCATGGGGCGCCCACTCGCAGAATGTGTATCTTCCGTCAGGTGACGATTTCACCGAGTCAGGTGTGGCAAGGCCATACGTAACTGAGAATATGGACACATCACCGCCATCGACGATTGCGGGCTTCACGACGACGGGCCCCGTGTTTCAGTTTGCTGAAGCCAGCAAGTTTCAGCTCATCTCGCCTGGACTAGACGACCACTACGGCGGAATCGTCAACGCATCGACGGGCGCGAGTGCGGGAGGCATCGCGGTGGTCCCATCGGGACGTTACTACAACCCGTTTATGGCGTTCGCGAGCGCCGGTCCTAAGGGAGCGTCCACTACGGCGACTGATAAGTACCAAGACAACACGTGTCTAGCGAATCATTACAGCGGATCGGAAGTCTACGATCCAGGCACGAATCCACACGAAGACAACATCACCAACTTTGTCATTCGCACACTCCAAGGTGACCTACCGTGA
- a CDS encoding type II secretion system F family protein, whose amino-acid sequence MPIYQFEAMDATGQEIRDEIDAANEEEAQTTIRQMGYFVTKISVKKQAAAGKTKGGKKKRAFAIGGAKTKHICAFTRQLSILQDAGLPILRSLKILENNQKPGKLKNALMDVCDEIEGGATLSEAMSKCPKVFSRLYVNMIKAGEAGGALETILQRLADFLESAESLKRKVKGALIYPVIVVTVAIAILTFIMLFIVPTFEEMFEEFGLKLPAPTLLLIAISNYLAGYWWLLIMMPICLLIFVKLIRKFRHGRMGFDMFIIKVPIFGGLIEKNILARTTRTLGTLVSSGVPILEAINITRETSGNGMFERLFTKVNEQIREGEIISKPLREHSVMGFHPMACFFWALFGAFPGAVLLSVALTSSGTKLDDGVMVQQLTMMGTQMTLGGAILAGLFGYTKARSRVVDDLVVNMVDVGEETGELDTMLYKVADTYDEEVRVMTDGLTALMEPLMIVFLGLAVGFIVISLFMPLVSLISGLT is encoded by the coding sequence ATGCCTATCTATCAATTCGAAGCGATGGACGCGACCGGACAAGAGATCCGGGACGAGATCGATGCCGCCAATGAAGAAGAGGCGCAAACCACGATTCGTCAGATGGGATACTTCGTTACGAAGATCTCCGTCAAGAAACAGGCCGCTGCGGGGAAAACCAAAGGTGGCAAGAAGAAGCGTGCCTTTGCGATCGGTGGTGCGAAGACCAAACACATTTGCGCGTTCACTCGTCAGTTATCGATCTTGCAGGACGCGGGTCTGCCGATTCTGCGCTCACTGAAGATCCTCGAAAACAATCAAAAGCCTGGCAAGCTGAAGAACGCGTTGATGGACGTCTGCGATGAAATCGAAGGCGGTGCGACGTTGTCCGAGGCGATGAGCAAGTGCCCCAAAGTGTTCTCGCGTTTGTACGTCAACATGATCAAGGCCGGTGAGGCCGGTGGTGCGTTGGAAACGATCCTGCAACGTTTGGCTGACTTCCTCGAGAGTGCAGAATCGCTCAAACGAAAAGTCAAAGGTGCGTTGATCTATCCGGTGATTGTGGTCACGGTGGCGATCGCGATTTTGACATTCATCATGTTGTTCATTGTTCCAACCTTCGAAGAAATGTTCGAAGAGTTCGGCCTGAAATTGCCAGCCCCGACGTTGTTGTTGATCGCGATCTCGAACTACTTGGCCGGCTATTGGTGGTTGCTCATCATGATGCCGATCTGCTTGCTGATCTTCGTCAAGTTGATTCGCAAGTTCCGTCACGGCCGGATGGGTTTCGACATGTTCATCATCAAGGTGCCGATCTTTGGCGGCTTGATCGAAAAGAACATCCTGGCTCGAACCACGCGAACGCTCGGAACGCTGGTCAGCTCGGGTGTACCGATTTTGGAAGCGATCAACATCACCCGAGAAACCTCGGGCAACGGGATGTTCGAACGTTTATTCACTAAGGTCAACGAACAAATTCGCGAAGGTGAAATCATCAGCAAGCCGCTTCGGGAACACTCGGTGATGGGTTTCCATCCGATGGCGTGTTTCTTTTGGGCTCTGTTCGGTGCTTTCCCTGGCGCAGTGTTGTTGTCGGTCGCTTTGACCAGCTCGGGTACCAAGCTCGATGACGGCGTGATGGTTCAACAGCTCACGATGATGGGCACTCAAATGACTCTCGGCGGCGCCATTTTGGCGGGGCTGTTTGGTTACACCAAAGCCCGTTCACGCGTGGTCGATGACTTGGTCGTCAACATGGTCGACGTCGGTGAGGAAACCGGCGAACTCGACACGATGCTTTACAAGGTCGCGGACACGTACGACGAAGAAGTGCGCGTCATGACGGACGGTCTGACCGCATTGATGGAGCCTCTGATGATTGTGTTCTTGGGGCTGGCCGTCGGTTTCATTGTGATCAGTTTGTTCATGCCACTCGTCTCACTCATTTCCGGATTGACCTAA